The genomic stretch TGCAGTTTCCTACCACAAATTGAGACCCTATAACGGCTATGTAACGGAATCGGATCACCTAGCTTActgaagcaataaaaattaaagtatgtCATTACAAATGCAACCGTTTGCCATAATTAACGCcaattttgataataaaaaacATCTAGTGACGAATTAGAGTAATTTCTGTCTATTTTAATAGAAAAGTGACTCGAATTTGAAAGCTATTATCTCATTAACAAATGACTTCACGAAAACTAAACATTCATAAATGTTAGTTAACTAAAGGATATAAGATGTAGATATATAGGATGTGATTTTGCCGTattatagaaaaaagatatttgctTTATTCTCCACGGTGGACGGTGAAACTTGAGCGCCTTTTTGTGTAATGCAGCATCCTTCGAATATTACCAGCCAATGAAATGGCCAAGTTTCAAAACTGAATTTCCAACACTTTTTTCTGATTGATCaattagaaaaacaaaatatctcTGCTGAAACAGGTGATTCTGTCGACACAAAGAATCATACCAAAGACaagaaatttttagaatattttccaTTGTAGTCTTAAGATGATCAGtactaaaaattttatcattaataaaattgCAACCTTGGGAGGCAGCGAGCGAATCGCGTAGCATGGAACCAGAATTATGCCTAGAACGTGGTTCTTCGGAGGTTGCCAATTTGCATGCAAGGAAAATTCATATACGTATGCATTTCAGTAAGACAGCTCTGAATTTCTATAGCATAGAGCTGAAAGTTAAAGGCAACATTCACCATTGGCAGACATTATCTCCTCAATAGCTGAAAGGATGATAATTTTAGGGGTGCCCCCAAAGTCCCCCCCTGGATACACACCTGCACCTAGGCCAGCAGCAAGGGCCGAGAGGGCCTTTTTCCACCACAGTTTAATGTTTGTAGAGTTAATAAACTAACAGCTGAATATCCATGCTGCACTTCAAATATTTAGATATCTGGGTGGCCACTCAAATATCTCCATGATATTTCCTGCATTTCCGTGGACTTCGAAGAATTTTTCAGACTGATTCACAAATAACTGAacattagagatgtgcgaatagtatccgcgaatactcgaatactagaaagtattcgatattcgaggtctcgaataattatgctacagGTACGCTCTAGAATACTTCGAATACTTTTAATTTCGCGCCGTACATTGTCGCACACTGTCTTTgttagttgactcggaaaattgtacagaactctagtcgtttattgcatgcagcgccgttataggcaagttgacgaactacatcaaattcgcgaaTTAGAGCGGTGAAAGGAGTTTGACGTGGGGAAgcgaaaatgattgggtgaaaaaatcaaaaaaatccccggtttcccccaccaggagaacctcagtgacgtgggatagtaactacctagcacaattcccaaaatccactaccccctccatccaccagccctcggcccctcctccgacgctttcctcctctccgaaatcaaacaaaaggccccagctcacgcagggttcgtattacgaagaccataaatcaaaagtttCAAAAGAAACTATCAAGTTACAGGAGGGTAATAGAaccgtgtttcacccttccctctttctcccccactggcctttttctgcctacctgcttcgaagttccccatttctggaggtcaactgctgcatgagtcatctattggCCCAAAAGTtatctaacaatgactttcggcaattgatattacacctttattggattgaaatattagtgatGTGCGCATAATTTCCGCTACCCCCTTCATCCATCATCCCTCGGCCTCCAGCgatttcctcctctccgaaatcaaaccaAAGGtgaaaaggccccagctcgcgcagggttcgtattacgaagaccataaatgaaaagcttcaaaagaaaatatcaagttacaggagagtcatagaatcgtgtttcacccttcgcTCTTTCTCTCCCACTGACCTTTTCTGCCTACCTCCTCCGAAGTTCCCGATTTCTGGAGGTCAATTcttgcatgagtaccgtgggatagttacattagcgcatttcccaagatccgctatccccctccattcagcactagccccccttctgaggctttcctcttctccgaaataaaaaaagttcccagatcgcgcagggatcatattatgaagaccttagcttcgaaaaaaatatcaagttacaagagaacaatagaaatgtgtttcgcgcccccttttctcacccactgacctttttcagcctacctgcttcaaatttcccagtttctggaggtcacctgctgcatgaatcacctattagcccaaaaggtgtctaacaatgactttcggcaattgatattacacctttattggattgttatattagagatgtgcgcgtaatttaaaaaagaataataccaAACAAgatgtatttctgactttattcacgcattttacgcaaggaaataaatgtctaAATACGACGGAGAGTTAGCATTCATGCgatactcgatatcctcgcagctgagcttctcggaagttgatgcggtatatttttccgaaaacatatgtcaggttaaaatttatgagttatgatatcatcacagtcacagacgaagggatattttctcaggatatttggtttctccctgctagcgattcgaattcatctgctatttcgtgagaacttccaaagatggactgaaaataattgaagaaaatgcggtggagaagcgcgtgtattttgcaaaacgcctcggattgtccgctagcacctgacagcaggagtgggggtaaagcgagctacctgttgaaaataagatgagtacagatgggcgtgccgctgaaatggcgtttggtagataagaatgtatacatcagacagaaatccatcctagcagtgtaaatgccgagacggcatgaaatcatttttcgcgaggtggtgtgtccccttagaatatttgaaagagatgttagttgaatcaactatatgcctaatattttccataaaattaaaatattccattaatcagctaaattcctgttcgaatcctttaaaggaaatcaaaattactccctaaatcttgtgtttcctgctgcataggcaaccgagtcaaacattcccgcattcattgtttttgtACTCGacgtattcgaaattcgaggtattcgaatattcgagcaatgatttaatattcgatattcgagttcgagaaatctgctattcgacccatctctactgaacatacatcattaaaaatatgattaagtGCAATGAAACATTCAATTAAAACCATTTATGCGAAATTTGGATGATGAGATGCATTCTGACACTTCAATTGGAGCATCACCTGAATGAAACGTGGGGTGAGACATTCTCAACAATCAATGATTCACccgaataagaaaaaaatcactattctAATTTACAGCAAAATGACATTCTTTGCCAATGTTACTGACATTCCATAAATTTCCAGACCCAACAAAATTCCATGTCTTGCCAGGTTTCTCAAAGGTTTCTTCACTCTGGATTCCCTACTCAAAAGCTTTCAATTGAAAGTTAATAAAGTACAAAACTAATGTTAATTTTTACTGCTTTCAGGGACGATGGGAGAAAGTGGAGCTTTTGTTCGTCCGGCATCCGTGCCCAAACAAGTGTGGCTGCGCTACAAAACCTTTCGTGTTGAAGACATTCCGGACGACAGAAGGGAGGAATGCACGCAACACTTCATAGACCACTTCTTCCAAGATGAGCCGTTATCTTCAACATTTCGCAAAAACAATGCTGCCTACTCCAATGAAGATTTAAGGCAGTTCATAAAAAATGCCTTGGAAGAAAATTGCTCACTGTGTGCCGTGGATGAAGCAAATAACAATGCTTTAGTAAGTAATAGCACACATGTCAGGgatgagcattttcaaatttcataacAGTAACAAATATCGCAACAAGAGGTTAGCTCTATGATTACaaaattctagattttttaatgaaatagtgACAGTTGCACttgtgaaaaaaacttaaatataaatttacagaaacaaaaaaaaatgaaaactgaatGATTAACACCACGATGGGACATCGATATACATGTTTACAGCTAAGCTTCCATTATTAATCATTTGATAGATAATCATTAGATCAGTCTGTTCAGGcagtttaggcacctatgacgtcacgctttGCTTCGGCAGAGCTCGGGCGttttcgcgcagtggtcggctcatagaaatttttctcaattttaaagtcaattttttaaatatcttttgatAATGAATGGcgaaacttaaggtatttttgcaagctaatgtatccatttcacctgttcaaaatagtttttatagcaatcggcgacccatgcaagttccccattatcaGAGGCAGCATAAACATTTTATGATAAAGGTATAGCATACATTTCATATTTAGGGCAGAGACACAGACTTTTCTGAAGaatcttcaaaaaaataatttgaaacttgTACATTGTGATCATTTTCATCACTCAGTATGTACATACTTATTTAGTCTGTAATAGGGCAGTGTTGAAGACTGAACTAGGTTGCAGcatgaaataatgtaattttcactaaaatttacaaatacagaTATACTTCTCATCGCCCTACACCATCTGTAATAGAAAAAATTGGTTTCCATTTTAGAAACTacagaaattgcattttcattgaacaagaaaaaatactgtatttctccgaatatagtccccctctgaatatagtccccccccccccccctaattttgaggcttcagtttcgggaaaagttaaaaaaatgcgtttgaatatagtccgcccctttacttttaccacaggcatttttggaagaaaaggggggactatattcagacatatacgatattaaatatatacatatcacATCATTCGTGGTCATTACCACAGGCTGGAGTGACTCTCGTCCGCGTGGCGTCCAGGGCAGCCCCTCACAGGCACCAAGAGAAGGACGCGGCTCTCACGAGCATGAAGAGGCTGGTGGCCTTCCTCGAGCACTGCCATGAGGGCCAGGACATGTTCACGTACGAGAGGGGGTCATCCCGTGTTGTGGTGGACCACGTGCTGGAGCCCATGGGCCTGTCTGTGTCACGGGAGTACAGGGGTCAGGGCATCGGGCAGGCGCTCATCGAGGCAAGGCACAAGATGGCCGTGGCGGTTGGCATGGGAGCCACGTGGGGCATCTACACGAGCATCTACTCGCAGGCCATCATCCTGCGCCAAGGTATGCGGCTGCTCAAGGAAGTGCCTTACGACAGCTACCTCGAGAATGGCGTGGCGTTCTTTGCTGGCCTGAACCCCCCTCATCCATCGTGCAAGATGATAGGGGGCCTCCTGCCACAGCCCCTTCACGCACCCTAGACGGTCTGCACCCATGGAAACCACTGCCTCCTGTCCTCGAGCGTATTCACACACGCTGAAGTGATGAAGTTCATTTACTACCTCAGTATTCAGCTGGCCAATGAATCAACTTCTTTGGCGACAATTTTTGAGTTGTTCAGAGGGGTGAAAAGACAGTCTTAAAAGTACAAAACTATCTCACATTCGACCCGGAAGAAGATAAACGGCAAAGCCAAGGCCCTAAAAGTTAGGGGTAGTTCAACATTCAACATTGGAAAATGATTCTTATATTTTCGAGGTTCATTCGTCAAAAATGGGAAATTTATTCACATCTCTGAACGCAAGTGAATTTCTTTAATTGGATCCTCTTAACAAAACATAACACCTATGCAACTATTCTTCTAACTTTATAATGAGACACCAACAAATTACATGATTGTCCTACAGCTGCAATTATAGAGCCCCATGAAGTAACCTCAAGGTAACAacatacaatattttaaaaattctcaagcAAGGATCTACCTACATTGCAACAAATAATAAGCAATACAACTAGTAGTTCACCCATGCAAGaaagtgtataaaaataaaaattagattcaATCTTTgacataatcaatttttttttaatatgaagtgTTTTGCATCACCTCTTTCTTCTTGGTAGTCAATGCAACGCTCATTCACCAATTTCTTTTCCCgttatctgttttttttatgcTATTTGAACTGCAATCTAATTTATGAGATCTCTCTCATTCCATGATTGCTCCCAAAGGTTAGTTTGGAtgtgtgagggtagagctcaccacacaCAAAGCCATGGGCCTGTGAATTTAACTCAATTGGTGTGAAGCTATGTGGCTGTgtggaatgaggggcaagagtctaacaaacaattataaaaattatgcattcaggttcaacctattattttattttttcacaatttgttcCCTGTTTCATGTACTACAACACTTATCTTCCATTGCTgcagaataaattaataactggagTTAATcagcaaaatgtaagagaaaaacaaataggaaacttgcccctcacttggggcaagagtcctcccattgtggggcaagagtcctcccattgtggggcaagagtcctcccattgtggggcaagagtcctcccattgtggggcaagagtcctcctaCTATGGGGCAAGAGTTCTAATCACAGTTTTCCAATGTGAACTTTCTCTTTCCATAAAATGAGGTGGAAGGTTCTTTCCTCCAcgttttacattcataacacattatccaattaacaattagtggatctgagtacaattttccacaacGTACATAGTCATAATCAGTTTTTCCTGTTAGGTGAATGCTATGTTTGCCGTTCAGAAACCGCCGCTTAGTACTACAACCCTTGACTttctttttagatatcttcacgttTAGTTTCTGGGTGTTGGGGGAACTCGTAAGAATTACATACTCATAATTAGTTTTTCCTGTTAGGTGAATGAAATAACTACTCATATTTCTCACGCTCTTGCATTAAAGCCATCATTGTCCAGCTTACATTTTGTACACCTCTGTTTCCTCAGAGTTTCCTCGATATATTAGGGATGATGGATTGCTACaagattgtaaaataaaattccctttTTCCGAAAGTTTTAAAGACAAAAAGTGTCACTTTCCAGATATTCCTGACAAGCACATTCCTAATTAGcaagaagtaaaattttaatagaaattgaaGTTGATAAATCATTCTAACTTTACTTTTACTGattaaattcactaaaaatatttttactaagtaAGTAAAAAGCCACTCATATCTCCTCGTGCACAATATCAACACTATTAGCACACAATTTCAGCTTCAATCCCAATTaccaaaaactaaaaatccacAAACTTACTAAATACTAGAAATGACTTCCTATTCAAAGAAAAATGCACACCTTCAAGTGAAGACGCCCACTCTTTCTTGGGACTCCTTTAGGAAATTTGACACAGTGGTGAGCGAGTATTCATTCCATCAGTAATGGAACCAAATGGTAACATGATAATCTCACAGATGTAAAAGGCCACAGCCGTTGTCTTATTTGGCTTGTGATTATAAATGCTTCATACCATGAAGCTCATTTCCCCAATAAAATTGCTAATATGTGTATCATTCTGAAGGcccaaaaatattctaataaagaGCTTCAAATCTATGATTCTATTCCAATAACAATAACTTGAACCAAAAATTCCTATGGGGATAAGTAGATAACATCTCAAAGTAAATTAATGCCTTCCCCAAATAAGAGGACGATAAAACGAGCCTCGCACCTAGAAGCATCATAATGAAATAAACGCCACAAATCATACTTAGAATAATTCTTGACTTCAGAGATATgaaaagttcaattttcaaaagAAGAACACCAAAAAGCCTGCAACTGGCTGGACACCTTCATAAGTTACCCTCAGCATAACATAAAATACATACCTTCATACATTGAAAAGCCCATCTAAGTCAAATCCATTCCCCACCAATTACACGATGTTGAGAAGATAGTGGTTGGCCAAAAACCATGTTGCCTGCAGTCTACGATTAGAAATCCACAGCCACCACATCGAGAAAACAACCTTGGTCACTATACACACTGcacgtggaaaaaaagaaaatggttcATCTTTAAAGGTCAATATCTGTATGCAAGGTATGAAAGTGAAGCGATAATTACATGAAGCAAGGTCCTCAATTACTCCTCATCCAACTCCATCTCTTAAGCTTTGCCCAAATATTTAGACTGCCCTATTTTAACTCTTTTGAAGGACAAAGTGTACCCAAACAAGTGGCACTTCTTGACCAATGCTGAATACAAAGAAGCTTGGATCAACTCCCAAACTTCCCAGCATTAGGTCTACATAAacccactcacaatcagtggtaATAGCTACATATAGCATGCAATTTGCCTTGCACATTGGGTAAAATCAAGAGGAAAGAATATTTTCGCAAACCTGATGAGAAGGAGTTGGATTCAAAGTTAAGCAACCAATACCTGGAATAATTATCAAACTTTAGTCAGCTTCGACACAACATTACTAAGAATGCAACTCCAGAATGCCCCAGTCTTGATATGCTacactctattttttttaaactttttttgtagAAGATAAAAGATAACAACTTACGCCAGAAGATACAAAAGGTTTGTGCCACCTTTGCATTTCACTCTGTTGGAATTTCAAGAACTTGTTTCcaagttatgaaaaataaaagccaGTGCTTTGCTAGAACACTCCCAATAACAGGTACCTCTCTTGCTACAACCATGGTAAAGGCATTAGAatgcatttctaaaattaaaatattaactatGAAAATGCAGAATAATTGAAGCAAGTGagatgcaattatttatttcccaacctttatttttcattcgtatCTAAACTTGAGCCTACAAGACTTTGGAgccaatatttaaatagaaatatcatcattattagtcaacaattgTAGGATTGATTTCATGTGGCTCTCCACTCTTCTAGCCTTTCCATAGCGTCATCTTTTCTCTCTCATCCTTAATACATAACTTGTCCTTTGTAATTCCTTCAGggcccttcttcccatccacctcTCTGTCCTTCAACTTCATCTCTCATCATGTGGCCCATCCAACTGTCCCGTCTTCTTTTTACtgtttaacactttgcgtgccatggacataatattacgtcctgctaatccttctgaagattgccatggacgtaatattacgtctttccatttaattggctttgtatgcgtgaagccgtaatatttcgcccgtggtactttcccagtttactgcttagtggttctgtattttcaaaaatcaactgctcgatggaaaaagagttcactttatgtcttgaggatgaaaagtcctctgtaactaccggcatcctcatcttaggccacttagcgtgaaaattctttgggccaatggaccgttcgttgagggtgcattgaccctttttgtcatccaggatttataatgctttgtttggaacaatgcttttttatgatttccatgctttaaatagttcaaattgagcgtaattaaaaaaatattatgcatgttatggtggtacatcatatgttgcaacttttttatttttcaaaaacagtaggttttcattgttgaattatatatttaaaaattagcagtaaatgttattcaactcattcataaagaagagcaaagtccatttttattgaaatgcacattgatatacatatattttagatgctaatgttttaaaatatgtacgaaaacagtaaaaatggctggatttttcagaagggctttaaatttagcagctggcactcaaagtgttaaagaggacttctcttatctcccactcttcttagcatgtCCTCGATACTTTCTAGGTTGGTCTATCTATCTTCATCAAAAATATACAGTGATATAACATACACTGATAAACTACACATGTATTGGTCCGCAGCTTCACCACCCAGACGGTCAAACACAGAAAACGCTGGGAGAAAGGAGATCTCAAGGCCATATATGTGTAAGGTTCTGACAACCTCATCCGGCGGCCATTTTGATTCCTGAAGCGGACGATGTTTGCATGTAGGGTATAGGTGGGTAAGAGTACGCATGGTAATTTTACTGTTGGCAGCGCGGCAGGGAAATTTAGTTTTGGCGTTTTAGTTCGTCTACCACACATGAAGATCAAGCCACAATGTCATCGACTGTCCTCAATTTGCCTGGATTTTATGAGGTAAAACATACTTTTAGTACTTTTCTATgtaatatttataacttaaaaCGTAAGAGTTTTAATAAGCATAacatattttctaataattttgcTTAGTATTAAATAAAAGTACACAATAGTAGCTACACATGATAAAAGTCCGAGCTAAGTTTCTACATTGTGCTGGCACCAAGTATATATTCCGTAAATCATCACAAGGAGGGCTAAGAGTACGCAGGGTTGCGTACTCTTAGCCTCCCTGCGTACTCTTAGCCTCacagtaataatttatgagttgACCAGCCGGATGTTTTTCCACTTCAATCGAAGGAACATTAAAATGAAGTATCAACTCAACACCTGACTGATTTAGCAGCAGCACAGAAATCAAAAGAAGATTTTCAAAGATCTGTAAGCTTATTGATGGATGTTGACTAAAATTTTGATTCGCCACGGATAAATTTGACAgctatataaacaaaataactcAGATAGGCCTATCATAAACCCAAAGTAGGTATAACATCGATTCTACCTTTACCTCAAATTGTAACAGGCCAGAAAAAGGGCAAAAAACCATCACAGAAGTCCGAAGTAATAACCTCTTCCCCATTCAAAAATATGTTGCAAGAGAGataaaaggagaaaaaggaaatggAGATGGCAAAAGCAAAGAGGATGGCGGTGAGAGATCTTAAAAGGAAAACTAAAGAAAACGGTAGAAACaagcagcaaaataaaaaacaaattaaaaatacaaaggcGTGTTTAGGAAACCAATATCTCACCCAACTGAGCGCAATTGCAGCTCATACTTCCCGTTGAAGATGATGAAAGTTTTACCTGCCCAGGATGTGGAGAAACATGTGCAGATGTGCACTGGATACAGTGCGGCATGTGTAAGGAGTGGTGGCACGGGAACTGCACTGCTTATGAAGGCAGTGGATCTTTTGCTTGCGACCTCTGCTAGTGTTTCTTCTTAGCCACCCACGTGCGTACTCTTAACCTCCAAGTAGGCCAAGAGTAcgcaaatgacatttttttctcagaaaattctCATTTGCTTGGATATTTATGAAGTACAACCAAACCTTGTATAATTAGTTTTGCACTTAATCAataacattgatttaaaatttgaggTTTGTATCTTTTATAAATGCTACGATATAACCCGAAATCCACTAGGCCCGTACTCTTACCCTCCTTTACCCTACTACGCATATTACTCGCCAAGGATACGGTATTTCTTTTAGCGATAGAATGAATGTCTTTATACTTTCGATTGTACACCTAATTACGCAATGTATCGTCTCTCAGCATAGAATGTACTTCTGAAGAAAGTAATCAAGGTGTAGGacatttcaaatgttttgaaaatctcTGCATTCGGTATTAGAAAATGAGGCAATTCATCTCTTAATTGTGGCCTCTTTGCataaaaaactgattaaaaagtaAGGACCAATGATGGTCCGCAGTGGCGCAGACTCATttgggcccgagccccctcaaaaatttgttatgggtgtgggaaaaaatgtgtcagacttatccattttccccggagtggACGGATATCGAGATTCaggttatcagggttctaatgttgacgaTATGATTCCTCTAAAATGTTtaataaacttaaaactcactacctttATAATTCCCAAGGCatgatccctggtttgggccccccaataatttttgtaagtcgACATCCCTGATGGTCCGACGAATCAGGTGAGGACTTAgattaaatttgaaaaggaaGCAAATGTTCGACTATTTTTAAAGACTAATGTGGGAATAAAGGAGCTATAATTGCTAAAACTTGATAATGAGAGTTGAAACAATCCAAAGTACTAAAAAGATATTCATAGTCCAATATATATACTGTATAAAAAGTAATATCTTAAATagattatataatataatatgttcTACATAAATAGAGCTCCTCAATTAGGCCTGGAAAAAGTATTACTAATGCTCTGTGCTAAAGGAAATTTAATATCTAGTAAAATCAATAGCATTGAGCGAGCAaatcatttatttgtaaattaaaatgtaGCTTCACCGAATGAGATTAGGCAATTCAAATATGAGGCAGACACGTCACAGGCCAGATTACTCTCCGATTAACTTTCAAACGTTCACTGGATCAGTTGATCACGGTGTGAATACGTGATCAAACACTTGAGGTGTGCAATTCTTTTTCTGCCACCCGGGAGTGCCTggcaaattaaatataaattctgtAACATAGGTTAAAGGCAGGATAGTATTGAATCAATCAATCTGAAAAACCATTTTACAAAAATGCAAACCGGCTCCTGCAGAAGTACCGTGATAGTATGGAAGGGCAGAttctggaaattttaaagattctgcGAGCCAGTTTTTGTAGCCAcaaaatcgttcattgtttcgGGTCATCTCTGCCA from Ischnura elegans chromosome 7, ioIscEleg1.1, whole genome shotgun sequence encodes the following:
- the LOC124162484 gene encoding uncharacterized protein LOC124162484 encodes the protein MGESGAFVRPASVPKQVWLRYKTFRVEDIPDDRREECTQHFIDHFFQDEPLSSTFRKNNAAYSNEDLRQFIKNALEENCSLCAVDEANNNALAGVTLVRVASRAAPHRHQEKDAALTSMKRLVAFLEHCHEGQDMFTYERGSSRVVVDHVLEPMGLSVSREYRGQGIGQALIEARHKMAVAVGMGATWGIYTSIYSQAIILRQGMRLLKEVPYDSYLENGVAFFAGLNPPHPSCKMIGGLLPQPLHAP